CAGTATGACCTGAAAGACGAGGAATTGGCAGCTTTGACTAACAACTCTGCACAGGATGTGCCGGTGGAAAAACGGCTGGAAATCATTAATGGCATCATCAAGGAGGATTTTTCCGCACCTATCACAATGGACATGTTGAATAGTGACAAGATGATTGCCATCGAACTGCATCCGGCGGTCAAGGAAGACTTGGACCGCCAGCTTTCCCAAGTGGGGCAAATAGAGCAAGGCGGGCAAGGGCAATATGTCAATGAAGGCCTGTCCGTAGAGCCTGAAGAAAGGGTACTGCACAAGGGAACGGTGGTGATGGACGGTAACGACCTCGCCTACATCAACCCGGACAAGGGCTGGTTCCGAGAGGGCCGGCATGGACGGGAGGTGACCGTGGACGAGATACGGGTAGAACCCACCGAAACTGAGGGCAAGTACCGCATGACCGCCGTCATAGACGGCGAAGCAGTGAGCCACGAAATCACCCAAAAGCAATATGACAAGTTCATGGCCATTGATGACTACCACCGCCTAAAACTGTTTTCCAAGATATTCGGGGAAGTGGACATGAAGTCGAGGGACAACGTGCCGTTGGGAACGAAAATCGGGGCGGCTTTGTTGGCGGGCGTAGCCGTCATGGGCGAACTGGGCCGTGGACCACGCCCCGACATTTACCTGGAAAAGCATGGCCCTCCACCGCCTCACCGGTGTTACTTCAAGCCCGGAGTGGACACCCCTATGGACGTGGCGGCACGCAATTATGAAGCAGCCGTGAACACGGAACGGATGCAGCATGAAATGAGACATGGAATGTGATTCAACGAAGAGCGAAAAATTAAGAATGAAGAATTGAGAACCAATCATGGCTGAACTGACCTACGAGGATTACAAGAGGCGGCTGAGCATCCAGGAGTTGCTGGTGGACGCGGGCTATCGGCTGAACCGCCGTGACGGCCTGCGCTATCCGTCGTATGTGCGCATTGACAGCGATGGGCGGCGTGTGCGAGGAGACAAGTTCATCGTCACGGCCAACGGCTTCTGTTGTTTCCAGCCGCCCGAACGCAAGAATTACAATGTCATTTCCTTCATCAAGGAACATCCCCACTTCTTTGCCGAATACACTCCGGGGATGTCCGCCGACCGGTTGGTCAACCTCGTATGCCGCCGTCTGTTGAACGAGCCGCAAGAAATCCGTGAAACAAGGATATTCAACCCAAACAAGAATGGCAAACCGTTTGACATGGATGAATACGACCTGCAAGCCTTCCGCATGGACGATTGGGAGAGCCAGAAAAAGTTCTATCCCTATTTCAAGAACCGGGGCATTGACCTTGACACCCAACGCGCCTTTTGCAGTCATTTCTTCCTTGCCTCCAAGCACCGGACGGACGGCAAGGTATTTACCAACCTCGCTTTTCCATTGTCACTGCCCGCATGGCCGGGCAAACAGATTGTCGGCTTGGAAGAACGCAGCCGCCCCAATGCCGAGGGTAAGACCGCTTATAAAGGCATGGCGGCAGGGAGCAACGCCACCAAGGGAATGTGGATAGCCCAGCTGAACAGCCACCGCAGTGATGTCGGTTTCAACGTCCCGTTGTCAGGTGTGAAAGACGTGTACTGGTTTGAGAGTGCCTTCGATGCGATGGCGTTCTACCAAATCGAAAAGAAGGAAACTGTGGCATACGCCGACTTGGGCAATGCCGTGTTCGTTTCCACGGGAGGCACGCCGAGCATCAGGCAGTTTGCCGGGATGCTGGAACAGACCCCTGATGCCAACCACCACCTCTGCTTCGACCGCGACCAGGCGGGACAGCTCTATGCCGTGAACTTCGCCTTGCAGATGAACGGACGGGTATTCAACTCACACATGACGAAGAAAGACACCTTGGTGGTGACTGACCTAACCGGGAAATACGGGAGGACGGAACTGGACGTTCGCACATTTGACTTTGAAGCTATTTGCAAGGAACTTGGCTTGGAGAAAGGACGCATTGACTACCGCCCACCCAGCGAGGGCTACAAGGACTGGAACGACCAACTTATGGGCAAACGGATGGATGAGGATAAGGAACAAGAAAATACGGAAGAACGACAAACCCGATTCAGACGATGACACAAACTACTTCACAACCGCCATTTACGCGACCCGACACCCTGCAACTGCGGCCACGGACGTTGCAGTTTTTTATCGACAACCTGCCGTTGCTGACGCTCGACCTGTGCGGTTACGCTTGTGCCGGGATGGACAGAATGCTGTTCAAGGGATTGTTGCTTTGGTTGTCAGTGGCCATGTCGTTGGTCTTGGCTTACCGTTTTATCTACCTCAAACGCATGATTTACCGCATTACGGACGAACAACTGATATACGAGCACGGGGTGATTACCCGGAGCAGCGATTATGTGGAACTATACCGGGTGGTGGATTTCGCCGAGCGGAGCAACCTGCTGCAACAGCTTTGCGGACTGAAAACCGTGAGCGTCCATTCGGGCGACCGCACCACGCCCCGGCTTGACATCATCGGCATGGACATGAACAATGACCTGGTGTCTGTCATCCGTGGACGGGTAGAATTGAACAAACGAAGAAAAGGAATCTATGAAATCACGAACCGTTAAGATACCGACTATTGTATTTGCCTTGTGCTTCAGTATCAGTGTACAAGCGCAATACGTGCAGACCAATCCTTTGGAATGGCTGGCCCTGGCGGAAGGCAACGAGGCCATCAACGGCCAGATACAAGACCAGATAGAGGGGCAGACCAAGACGGCGGTCTTGCAAAACACCATAGCCGCCGAGTTCAACCGTATCCACGAATGGGAGCGGAAGTACAGCGATTACCTGCAGACGGTGGAAGGTTATGCCTCCTCCTTGAAAGCAGCCACCACCCTGTATGAGGACGGGGTGCGCATCTTCATCACCCTCGGTAAGCTGCGCAAGGCCGTTACCAGTAATCCGCAGGGCATTGTCGCCACGATGAGTATGAACAACCTCTACATTGAAACGGCTACGGAATTGGTTTCAGTTTATACGCTGCTCAGGAATGCCGTGGCCACAGGAGGCCTGCAGAATATGCTGACCGGGGCGGAACGGAGCGAAACCCTCTGGGCTTTGTCCGACAGGTTGGACGCTTTCAGCAAGAAACTGCACTTGTTGCATCTGAGCATACGCTACTATACGATGACCGATGTATGGAACAATGTTACCGCCGGGATGATAGACAGGAGCAACGGGGAAGTTGCCCATGCCGCCTTGGACAGATGGCGAAGGGCGGCAAGGACTATCCAATGAAGAATGAAAAATGATGAATGAAGAATTAAGAATGGCAGGGATAATGAGACACATCGTGATAATGGGCTTGCTGCTTGTTTGCTCGTTGCAATTAAAGGCACAAATCGACCCGACCCTGGCCGGGATGGTGTACCTCTATACCGAAAAGGCGGAAGACCAGTTGAAAGCACAGGAGCGGGCGATGCTGATGCAGACCACCGGGCATATCTGGACACGGGAGGAAGTGGAAGGCACGACGGACATCCAACGGAAGTTCAACGACTACCTCGATTCTTTCCGCGACATCATCAGCTATGCGGCACAGATATACGGCTTCTACCACGAGGTAGGCAAACTGGCCGAAAATATGGGGAGCCTGAACGACCAATTGCGCAGCCATGCGGGAAACGCCATTGCTGTGGCACTCACCCCGAACCGCAACCGCATCTACCAAGAGCTGATATTGGGCAGCGTGGAAATCGTGAACGACATCCGGCAAGTATGCCTGAGTGACACCAAGATGACCGAGAAGCAACGGATAGAATTGGTGTTCGGCATCCGGCCGAAGCTGAAAGCGATGAACCGGAAACTGCGCCATTTGACATTGGCGGTGAAATACACCTCGCTGGCCGATGTGTGGGCGACCATCGATGAAGGGGCAAGGCCGCAGAAAGCGGACAAGGCGGAAATAGCCCGTGCCGCCATGCGCAGATGGAGAAGAAACGGAGATTTATAAACGGATGGAAACAACTACAAAATAAGTACTAGGATATGGCAGGATGGGCAAGAATACTGGGTTTTGGCAAAAAACTGGTCAACAACTCTGCCACCCGCTCATTAGGCGGTGCGGTAGTGCATCCCCAACGCACCCTAGCCGGATTAGGCCATGCCACCAAAACGGCTGTTGTCGGAGGCGGCATGGGCTACCTTGCGTGGGAGAATATCGTGAACGACAAGCCGGTGGTGCGCACCGTGGCCGACGTGCTGGTCGGCGAGGAAAATGTGGACAAAGGAGTGGAAATGGCCGGACAAGCCGCCGACCGTGTGGAACAGGCTGTTGAACAAGCCGGTGAAGCCCTGCAAGGCGTAAAGGAGGGCGTTTCCACCATGAACCGGACATGGGGAGGCATCGGAACATTCTTAGGCAACCTGACCGGTGGGAACAGCTTGGATATGTTCGGCAATTTCTTCTCCAACTTGGGGAAAGGAAACGTGTCGGGCTTGGGAATGCTCGGCTTGGTGGCTTCCGCCTTGTTGGTGTTCGGACGTTTCGGCTGGTTAGGCAAGATCGGCGGCCTCCTGCTAGGCATGATGCTGATTGGCAACAACTCCAAGGTGGAACGGATGCAACCAGCAACACAAAACCCGGAAGAAGCGCAGGAACGGCAGGGAGGAAGGAGAAGATAAATTAAGAATTAGAAATGGAGAATTGAATTGGCAATGACAGGAAATATGAGTTATACGCAAGAGATGAACCTCGCATCGCGAAGCGGCTATTGCATGCCGTTCGAGGAACGCGACGGGGAAGTGAGGCTGGCCTTGGGTTACGGAGAACAGACCCATCCCAAGACCGGCGGGAAATTCTTCCATCACGGTGTGGATTTCGCCACGAACCGCTACCTGTTGGCAGCTGTGGCAGACGGTATCGTGAGCGGTATCGGGAGCAACTCCACGCACGGGTTGTCCTTGACGACACGCTACGGCAAGTACGAAGTGACATACGCCCACTTGGCAAGGGCGATGGCCCCATTCGGAGCCAAGGTGAAAGCCGGCAACATTCTGGCCATCAGCGGAAACCTCTTACATATGGAGGTAAGGTACGACGGTGAGGAAATCAATCCCATAGACTTCCTGACCATGCTGTACGGCAACCTGAAAATGATGCGGCAACAAGGACATACCGGGATGCCCGATTTTGAGACCATCGAAATGGACATCCCCACAGACTATGACGATGACCAGGATGAGGTGGAGGAACTGATGCTGCGCTTCTACCCGGACTACCTGTCGGAAATAGGACGCGGGTTGTACCGTGTGCCGGAGTATACCGCCCAATCGCTGCGTAACATCTTCTCACTCTCGGCCGTCCGTAA
The Phocaeicola salanitronis DSM 18170 genome window above contains:
- a CDS encoding toprim domain-containing protein, encoding MAELTYEDYKRRLSIQELLVDAGYRLNRRDGLRYPSYVRIDSDGRRVRGDKFIVTANGFCCFQPPERKNYNVISFIKEHPHFFAEYTPGMSADRLVNLVCRRLLNEPQEIRETRIFNPNKNGKPFDMDEYDLQAFRMDDWESQKKFYPYFKNRGIDLDTQRAFCSHFFLASKHRTDGKVFTNLAFPLSLPAWPGKQIVGLEERSRPNAEGKTAYKGMAAGSNATKGMWIAQLNSHRSDVGFNVPLSGVKDVYWFESAFDAMAFYQIEKKETVAYADLGNAVFVSTGGTPSIRQFAGMLEQTPDANHHLCFDRDQAGQLYAVNFALQMNGRVFNSHMTKKDTLVVTDLTGKYGRTELDVRTFDFEAICKELGLEKGRIDYRPPSEGYKDWNDQLMGKRMDEDKEQENTEERQTRFRR
- a CDS encoding PH domain-containing protein, which gives rise to MTQTTSQPPFTRPDTLQLRPRTLQFFIDNLPLLTLDLCGYACAGMDRMLFKGLLLWLSVAMSLVLAYRFIYLKRMIYRITDEQLIYEHGVITRSSDYVELYRVVDFAERSNLLQQLCGLKTVSVHSGDRTTPRLDIIGMDMNNDLVSVIRGRVELNKRRKGIYEITNR
- a CDS encoding antitoxin encodes the protein MAGWARILGFGKKLVNNSATRSLGGAVVHPQRTLAGLGHATKTAVVGGGMGYLAWENIVNDKPVVRTVADVLVGEENVDKGVEMAGQAADRVEQAVEQAGEALQGVKEGVSTMNRTWGGIGTFLGNLTGGNSLDMFGNFFSNLGKGNVSGLGMLGLVASALLVFGRFGWLGKIGGLLLGMMLIGNNSKVERMQPATQNPEEAQERQGGRRR
- a CDS encoding M23 family metallopeptidase, producing the protein MSYTQEMNLASRSGYCMPFEERDGEVRLALGYGEQTHPKTGGKFFHHGVDFATNRYLLAAVADGIVSGIGSNSTHGLSLTTRYGKYEVTYAHLARAMAPFGAKVKAGNILAISGNLLHMEVRYDGEEINPIDFLTMLYGNLKMMRQQGHTGMPDFETIEMDIPTDYDDDQDEVEELMLRFYPDYLSEIGRGLYRVPEYTAQSLRNIFSLSAVRNYFYEVIPSLANPLGIGTRAMPIAAKVQNLLISDFLNYLAFRHGVFLSTLGENGKKKT